In Plasmodium brasilianum strain Bolivian I chromosome 12, whole genome shotgun sequence, the genomic window ACAGAAAATTTTGAGTCAGAATgtttttataacaaaaagaGACTCCAAAAAAAGATGGAAAATTGAGAATAGAGAATTGAAAAATGAGAATGGCAAAAATGAAATGGCAAATTGAAATGGCAAAAAGAAATGGCAAAAAGAAATGGCAAAAAGAAATggcaaaaagaaaatgcgaaaggaggaaaaaaaaataaaataacatataacaagcaaaatattatgatcatttgaataagtaaaataattaacgATTTTACAATTCATAGTttcgtaaaaaaatataaaagagtTTATACCAACTCTTTACAGAAGGTCATCTGTACGTGCATTGGTTTTACATATCGTACCCTATACCTCCTTTTCCACATTTGttccatattttttccatattttttacacaTTTTCCATTCACGTTTACCCTTAACTaactttttcaaataaaaaaaaatttctccACCAACAGTTTTACACAGTTGAAAGGAAATtaagcataatttttttaccaaCAAATGGGCAAAGAAAAATTAGGTTAAAATGACATCCTAATCTTCacttgttaatttttttaatttcttttttgaagCAAAAATTTTGCCAAGTTTTTGCCTATTCTTTGCCATAATTTTGCCTATTCTTTGCCATAATTTTGCCTATTCTTTGCCATAATTTTGCCTATTCTTTGCCATAATTTTGCCTATTCTTTGCCATAATTTTGCCTATTCTTTGCCATAATTTTGCCTATTCTTTGCCATAATTTTGCCTATTCTTTACCATAATTTTGCCAATTCTTTGCCagattttttgaattttcttGCATTGCATTCTTAAGTCAACCGTGTAACATGACCAAAAATTGAATCATGAAAATAGTTGTATATTAAAGCATTTTACGAACGTGTAAAGTGATAAGTAGTgatcatttttctttctttctttcttattttttttcattttcttaggaaaaattaaaattaagaagccttttttgatataaaatttatgcatCAAAATTTTGCCATGTGATGAACAATTTTTAGTTTGGCCTACTTTAACAGGGCAATGGGAAAGCAACGCAGTACTTAGTAACTTCGTTAAAATGTgtatgtgcgtatatatatatatatatatatatatatatatatatatatatatacgtacatacatatatgtgtgtatctGTACTCACATACATAAGGACATATACATGCGTGTGAGAAACCATCTTAACGAGAAAATAGTCTTTTTAggaacattaaaaaataatcgaAAATTTTCACCGCCCTTTTTAAAACAGCACGAATCTTGGGGGAAACCCACAGATCGCGGTGCATCATTCGTTTGTTTTTCAGttcattcttttattttttatttattaatatattatatgaaggTAATTACGTGTTATTCTCTGTACTTTTCCGTTCTTCTCCTACCTTATGCCTTTTTTTCAACTGTTTGTCATTGGATCCCCACACACACACACGCACACGCACACGCGTACACACCTCTTCCGTCTTTTCCTTTTAGGTTTGCATCACTTCATGATATCATTAACTGTGGAATCATTCTCGTCTTCTTCAACTACATGATAAACATCCTTCTTGTATATATCTCCCTGGTCGGTAATGGGTCCTTCATTTAGATTACCATCCCCTTTTTTTGCTTTACTTATCCTGTTTAATTGCGCATCGGGGTAAGAGTTTGTGTGTTCATAAATGCAAGGCCAAGGGGCATCACAATTAGAAGctatttctctttttgtaGACTCATCCGAATTAATTGCtagataaatattattacaactTCCCTTATAAATAAGCGAAGGGTCAgctttacaaatatattttttttcctcatcattttgtaaatttattttttcttttatccaATTATAAGGACATTCAAAGTTCCAATTCATTTcacaaaaattttcttttttttttttttccttacatGGCCATTCAACAGAACATTCTTTttcaaattcttttttcttttttactgttaaattttcaatggataatttttttctattacaATTTGTAAACAATTTTGGAGCTAAGCAATATCCATATTCTTTTATCCAATGTAATGGACATTCTtgttgttcataatttttttcacaaattttttttttgcacacaAATCttgttttacatttttcttcaaattttattttcatcgaTTTGGTAAAATAAGTAAACTTTTTATTCCCTTTACATGgacctttatatttttcatttggtacacattcatataaatttatttctgtCCATCCTTTTGGACAATTGGACAGATATTCATCAGGAGCACATTCTTTATAGCAAGGCCAATATGCTTCACATGCTGCACTccaattttctttttctgagTTCGTTAAATGCGTAAAatttatactattattactattgcaCATACCTCTATAGACAGTTATATCCGCTT contains:
- a CDS encoding CPW-WPC family protein, whose translation is MNWLVLVIVAVLAVAAGNPFCTCTVQEKNGKTESALSSSAILKNVVKHAPRISESEINESEIKIVKNAHEDENKMLEKIGKCVKDYTLPCPEYWEKKILNNGESVCTANAEYDGFCEINQSFDNFTENDKMNYESSCNVEWGCKNLLTTYSCDSGKRDYNEICPVGFIVQNDNSCKADITVYRGMCNSNNSINFTHLTNSEKENWSAACEAYWPCYKECAPDEYLSNCPKGWTEINLYECVPNEKYKGPCKGNKKFTYFTKSMKIKFEEKCKTRFVCKKKICEKNYEQQECPLHWIKEYGYCLAPKLFTNCNRKKLSIENLTVKKKKEFEKECSVEWPCKEKKKKENFCEMNWNFECPYNWIKEKINLQNDEEKKYICKADPSLIYKGSCNNIYLAINSDESTKREIASNCDAPWPCIYEHTNSYPDAQLNRISKAKKGDGNLNEGPITDQGDIYKKDVYHVVEEDENDSTVNDIMK